The window TTTGGACGGCGTCGACGTCTCGAAAGAGATCCGCGAACACAGAATGAGCAAAGCGGCGTCGGATATTTCGAGGATCCCGGACGTCCGTTTGAAACTCGTCGAAATGCAACGCGCGCTCGCGAATAAATACGATTGCGTACTCGACGGAAGGGACATCACGTCCTACGTCCTGCCGAACGCAAAGTATAAATTCTTCATTACCGCGTCGCCCGAAGTCCGCGCCCGTCGCCGCCTTCTCGAACTCGAAGCGAAAGGGGAAAAGGTCGATTTTTCCGTGCTTTTGGAAGATATCAAGCAAAGAGATTATAACGACAGCCATCGTCCGTTCGCGCCGCTTATAAGGACGGAGGACAGCGTCTATATCGACACAAGCGGGCTTTCAATCGATGAAGTTCTTTCGAAAGTTCTCGGATATATCGAGGAAAAATAATATGTACCGTTTTATAAGGTTTCTCTTCAAGCCGTTCATTTCGCTCATTTATCCGACGACCGTCATTCATAAAGAAAAGTATACCGACGAGAGCGCGATCGTCTGCTGCAACCATTACGCGTCCTGCGACGTCGTCGTCGTCGCGAACAAGCTGATCAAAAAGGATCTCAACGTCCTTGCGAAAGCGGAACTCTTCCGCAAAAAATTTTCGGCTTGGTTCTTAAAGAAGATTGGTGCGATCGCCGTCAACCGAGGAACGCCCGAAGTATCCGTCCATAAAGAGATCCTTCGCAGGCTTAAAAACGGAAAAAGGATCTTGATTTTCCCGGAAGGAACGAGAAATCTCGCGGGAACGCACGAAATGGCGGAATTCAAGTCGGGAGCGGGCGTCTATGCGATGAAAGCGAAAGTGCCGATCGTTCCTTTGATGTTTCACCATCAATCGAAAGCGTTCAAGAGAAACTATCTGATCGTAGGCGATCCGATCGATCTTTCGGAATTTTACGGAAAAAATATGCACGACGTAAAAGACGAAGTCGCCGCTTTTCTTCACGATAAAATGGAAGCGCTTCACCTCGAACTCGACTCGTACGTCGATTCGTTGAAGAAAAAGAAATGAACGTCGTTTTGGCAAAATACGCGGGCGTTTGCAAGGGAGTGGAGCGGGCGGTCTCGCTCGCGCTCGGCGCGGAAAAAACGCCGATCTATCTTCTCGGAAATCTTGCTCATAACGAACGAATCATTCGGAAATTATCGGAAAAAGGGTGCGTCGTGATCGACGAAAAAGATCTCGACGGACTTTCCGAGGGTACCGTCGTCATTCGTGCGCACGGTGTGACGAAGGCTTTGTATGAAAAGATCGCGCGGTCCGGCTTGGAGATTGTGGACGCGACTTGCCCTTACGTCCAAATGATCCACGACCTCGTCCGCGATTATTCCGACAAAGGCTACGGAATCATCATTATCGGCGATCCAAAGCATCCCGAAGTCGTCGGGACGAAAGGCTACGCCGAAAACGCGATCGTGATCGATTCTCTCGAAAGCGCGGAAAACGCCGTTTTTGACGAAAAAAAGCCGTATGCGCTCGTTTGTCAGACCACTTTTTCGGAAAAAATATCGAATATTATAATTGAATATTTGAAAAAGAAGATCAAATCGCTTGTCATTAAGGACACGATTTGTTATACTACAAAAGAACGACAGCGTGAGGCGGAAATTCTCTCACGCACGTGTGACGCCGTATTGGTCGTCGGAAGCCCAAGCAGTTCGAATACCACGAAACTTTTTGAGATTTGCAAGAAGAACTGCGAAAAAGTGTTCCTCGTCCCGTCGGCGGATCGCGTGAATGCGAAAGATCTTTCCGAAATACAAAAGGTTGGCGTTACAGCAGGAGCATCAACTCCGAGAGAGTTGATCATGGAGGTATTATCAGTAATGGAAGGCGAAAACGTAGTGACTCTCCAAAACACGG of the Clostridia bacterium genome contains:
- the cmk gene encoding (d)CMP kinase, whose amino-acid sequence is MINIAIDGPAGAGKSTIAKELAKRLNITYLDTGAMYRAVALKSIYLGVDVNDAESVKAFLPSVDLDIRYIDGVQHVYLDGVDVSKEIREHRMSKAASDISRIPDVRLKLVEMQRALANKYDCVLDGRDITSYVLPNAKYKFFITASPEVRARRRLLELEAKGEKVDFSVLLEDIKQRDYNDSHRPFAPLIRTEDSVYIDTSGLSIDEVLSKVLGYIEEK
- a CDS encoding 1-acyl-sn-glycerol-3-phosphate acyltransferase, whose product is MYRFIRFLFKPFISLIYPTTVIHKEKYTDESAIVCCNHYASCDVVVVANKLIKKDLNVLAKAELFRKKFSAWFLKKIGAIAVNRGTPEVSVHKEILRRLKNGKRILIFPEGTRNLAGTHEMAEFKSGAGVYAMKAKVPIVPLMFHHQSKAFKRNYLIVGDPIDLSEFYGKNMHDVKDEVAAFLHDKMEALHLELDSYVDSLKKKK